The following are encoded in a window of Anopheles stephensi strain Indian chromosome X, UCI_ANSTEP_V1.0, whole genome shotgun sequence genomic DNA:
- the LOC118516488 gene encoding DNA polymerase subunit gamma-1, mitochondrial → MAAQDQNNGSCQLAIVLFCVNRSHITGEGNKTGKTAFIVPLPMMLRLAAHRRWFSVGVAKEQKEIFPHSTIRRLKPTAEATGGSTPGQTVPADDGPRMNEMNIQMLSKPLYRQIFQPDSHTPYPTGRADPAVVKSLREDLLRHGIDSSKPVLLPDVDLKLPPLRGANIEEHFHAIAEEQSEPYRRAVEQLPEDTPPMPGVWARTPGWTRYDPVTGKPCAIPFPTDAALVFDVEVCVRAGPLPVMATATGTAGCWYSWTSPSLLNSDVTGSGSPSGSYQHSELIPLESKPVEFVHPARIVIGHNASYDRARVREQYYLQPTGLRFLDTMSLHVCVSGITSYQRAMLKSAKRLPAEDTGWSEQSSLNNLADVYALYCGGEQLTKTKRDTFVEGTLEDVRADYDSLMSYCAADVRATKAVLQRLWPLFRERFPHPATLAGMLEMGSAYLPVNGNWTRYLTEADLAFEDLDLEAKHQLAQRADAACSLLHGEAYRRDLWLWDQDWSVRELKLKAAKAASKKAGSSKPPERSLPPTGSETDEASRLAHKFAYLYETANRLPVRRPLLPGYPEWYRKLCSKPTTTDWCPGPSELGTGMQIAPKLLSLCWEGYPLHYIREHGWGFLVPFKNARDDDCSDAALPLEQLIAACPVVEVKHAGASSAESGEALAHLAQSVEQTISRKEYYNYRSRTNSAPTVKRPAYNGSGVWCNVELEGCCYFLQLPHKDGAGHRVGNPLSKDFLAKFSENVLAGDGRAAERVVEIARMLSYWRNNRDRIRGQLVVWCDADCTVGAILPQVVVCGTLTRRAMEPTWMTASNAQRERVGSELRAMVQAPAGYRLVGADVDSQELWIASVLGDAGTGLHGGTPFGWMTLSGTKATRTDMHSVTAQAVGISRDHAKVLNYARIYGAGQQFAERLLKQFNPTLTGAEARSKAAKMFTLTKGRRTYRLREELREQYPAQPIRSTAYEALGLARVCNKGVGELFDGPHWLGGTESAMFNRLEEIAGSAAPATPFLGGRLSRALEPQHGTEDRFLPTRINWVVQSGAVDFLHLMLVCMRWLMGGSNGGQLRFCLSFHDEVRYLVPERYAHHAALALHVTNLLTRAFCVHRVGFRDLPQSVAFFSSVEVDRVLRKEAQHDCRTPSNPHGLRTGYGIPDGESLDIYQTLARLSPAQRNISDWEWHRPQTGAKAVKRNKQQRAQSREAN, encoded by the exons ATGGCTGCACAAGATCAAAACAACGGCTCCTGTCAGTTggccattgttttgttttgcgtaaACCGATCGCACATTACCggggaaggaaacaaaaccgGGAAAACAGCATTTATCGTTCCATTGCCGATGATGTTGCGGCTGGCGGCTCATCGCCGCTGGTTCAGTGTAGGTGTCGCCAAGGAACAAAAGGAAATCTTCCCGCACAGTACCATACGCCGATTGAAACCGACAGCAGAAGCCACAGGTGGTAGCACACCGGGCCAAACGGTACCGGCCGACGATGGACCGCGTATGAATGAGATGAACATACAAATGCTTTCCAAACCACTGTACCGGCAGATTTTTCAACCAGACTCACACACTCCCTATCCCACCGGCCGAGCTGATCCGGCTGTTGTAAAATCGCTTCGGGAAGATCTTTTGCGGCATGGGATCGATAGCTCGAAGCCTGTGCTGCTGCCGGACGTGGATCTGAAGCTACCACCGTTACGAGGTGCTAACATCGAGGAACACTTCCACGCCATTGCCGAGGAGCAGAGTGAACCGTACCGGCGTGCTGTAGAGCAGCTGCCCGAGGATACGCCCCCGATGCCGGGTGTTTGGGCCCGAACGCCGGGCTGGACACGTTACGATCCGGTGACGGGAAAACCGTGCGCCATTCCATTTCCAACCGATGCAGCGCTCGTATTCGATGTGGAAGTTTGTGTGAGGGCGGGACCACTACCGGTTATGGCAACTGCCACGGGCACGGCTGGATGTTGGTATTCCTGGACTAGTCCTTCGCTGCTAAACAGTGACGTTACGGGAAGCGGATCCCCATCCGGTAGCTATCAGCATTCGGAGTTGATACCGCTCGAGAGCAAGCCGGTAGAATTCGTCCACCCGGCACGCATAGTTATTGGCCACAATGCGTCATACGATCGTGCGCGGGTGCGTGAACAGTACTATCTGCAACCGACCGGCTTACGCTTTCTCGACACGATGTCCCTGCACGTGTGTGTAAGCGGTATCACGAGCTACCAAAGAGCGATGCTCAAGTCGGCCAAGCGACTTCCGGCGGAGGATACGGGCTGGAGTGAGCAAAGCTCGCTCAACAATCTAGCCGACGTGTACGCACTGTACTGTGGCGGTGAACAGCTAACCAAAACGAAACGCGACACGTTCGTGGAAGGTACGCTCGAGGATGTGCGTGCCGATTACGACAGTCTCATGAGCTACTGTGCCGCGGACGTACGTGCGACGAAAGCCGTCCTACAGCGTTTGTGGCCTCTGTTTCGCGAACGCTTCCCGCATCCGGCGACATTGGCCGGTATGCTGGAGATGGGAAGTGCCTACCTGCCGGTCAACGGTAACTGGACGCGTTACCTGACCGAAGCCGATCTTGCCTTCGAAGATCTCGATCTGGAAGCGAAGCATCAGCTTGCACAGCGAGCGGATGCTGCGTGTTCGCTTCTGCACGGCGAAGCCTACCGGCGGGATCTGTGGCTATGGGACCAAGACTGGAGTGTGCGGGAGCTAAAGCTGAAGGCGGCGAAGGCGGCCAGTAAAAAAGCAGGCTCATCCAAACCGCCGGAACGTTCGCTTCCGCCAACGGGCTCCGAAACTGACGAAGCGTCACGTTTGGCGCACAAATTTGCCTACCTGTACGAAACGGCTAACCGGCTACCGGTGCGACGCCCACTATTGCCAGGCTATCCGGAATGGTACCGTAAGCTTTGCTCCAAACCGACCACCACCGACTGGTGTCCCGGACCGTCCGAACTTGGCACCGGTATGCAGATCGCACCGAAGCTGCTTTCGCTCTGTTGGGAAGGTTATCCTTTGCACTACATCCGCGAGCATGGATGGGGGTTTTTGGTTCCGTTCAAAAACGCCCGGGACGACGATTGTAGCGATGCAGCCTTACCGCTCGAGCAGCTGATCGCTGCCTGTCCCGTCGTGGAGGTCAAACATGCCGGTGCATCATCGGCGGAAAGTGGCGAAGCACTGGCTCACCTCGCCCAGAGTGTTGAGCAAACAATCAGCCGCAAGGAGTATTATAATTATCGCAGTCGAACAAATTCGGCCCCGACCGTGAAACGCCCCGCATACAACGGATCGGGCGTGTGGTGTAATGTGGAGCTGGAAGGGTGTTGCTACTTCCTGCAACTACCGCACAAAGATGGAGCCGGCCATCGGGTGGGTAATCCGCTGTCGAAAGACTTTCTGGCCAAGTTTTCCGAGAACGTGCTGGCCGGTGACGGGCGAGCAGCAGAAAGGGTCGTTGAGATTGCACGCATGCTGTCCTACTGGCGCAACAATCGGGATCGCATCCGCGGTCAGCTGGTCGTTTGGTGTGATGCGGATTGTACGGTCGGTGCGATCCTGCCGCAGGTTGTTGTGTGCGGTACACTCACACGTCGCGCGATGGAACCGACCTGGATGACGGCAAGTAACGCACAGCGGGAACGCGTCGGATCGGAGCTCCGGGCGATGGTACAGGCACCGGCCGGGTATCGGTTGGTCGGTGCGGATGTTGACAGCCAAGAGCTGTGGATCGCGTCCGTCCTGGGAGACGCCGGCACGGGACTGCACGGTGGTACACCGTTCGGTTGGATGACGCTGAGCGGTACGAAGGCGACACGCACCGACATGCACAGCGTAACAGCACAGGCCGTTGGCATATCGCGCGATCACGCCAAGGTGCTGAACTACGCACGGATCTACGGTGCGGGGCAGCAGTTTGCCGAACGATTGCTGAAACAGTTCAACCCGACACTTACCGGTGCGGAAGCACGCTCCAAAGCGGCCAAAATGTTTACCCTAACGAAGGGCCGCCGGACGTACCGGTTGCGGGAGGAGCTACGTGAGCAGTACCCAGCGCAACCGATCCGCTCGACGGCGTACGAGGCACTAGGATTAGCGAGAGTGTGCAACAAAGGCGTTGGCGAGCTGTTTGATGGGCCACACTGGCTGGGCGGTACGGAGAGTGCAATGTTCAATCGGTTGGAGGAGATTGCGGGCAGTGCCGCACCGGCCACACCGTTTCTAGGCGGTAGACTGAGCCGAGCGCTAGAACCACAGCACGGCACGGAGGATCGATTCCTGCCGACACGGATCAACTGGGTGGTGCAGAGTGGAGCGGTCGACTTTCTACACCTGATGCTAGTCTGTATGCGGTGGCTGATGGGAGGAAGCAACGGTGGTCAATTACGGTTCTGTCTGAGCTTCCATGATGAGGTTCGGTATCTGGTGCCGGAACGGTACGCACACCATGCTGCGCTAGCCCTGCACGTAACGAATCTGTTGACGCGAGCGTTCTGCGTCCATCG CGTCGGGTTTCGCGATCTACCCCAGTCGGTAGCTTTCTTTTCGTCCGTCGAGGTGGACCGGGTACTGCGCAAAGAGGCACAGCACGACTGCCGAACACCCTCGAATCCGCACGGTTTGCGCACGGGCTACGGCATACCGGACGGGGAGTCGCTCGACATTTACCAAACATTGGCCCGATTAAGTCCGGCCCAGCGCAACATCAGTGACTGGGAATGGCATCGGCCGCAAACAGGTGCCAAGGCGGTTAAGCGGAACAAACAGCAGAGAGCGCAAAGTCGTGAAGCAAACTAG